A segment of the Nostoc sp. TCL26-01 genome:
GGTAGTAGCACGGTGGTAACTGAACAACTAGAAGTTAAAAACATGAGTGCCAAGGCTAAGAAGGGTAAACGTAAAAAGCAGAAGTCTGGACTAAATAAATCAATTCTTGATGTCGGAATGGGGATGATTAAACAATCCCTTAAGGCTAAGTTGGATGATGTTAGCGGTGTGTTTCTTGAAGCACCGACCAAGAAGATAAAACCATCTCAAACTTGCCCTAAATGTGGACATCAGGAAAAGAAAACCTTAGACCAGAGAGTGCATATTTGCAGCAATTGTGGATACACTCAACAACGTGATATCGCTTCTGGAGAAGTGTTGCTTCTTTGGCACTCAAATCAACTACCTGGGTTTGGAACGAACCTAGTAGGCGCAGATGATTCTAGCTCTACTTCACGTACCCGTAAACCTGCGGGAAGCATGAAGAACCTGGGTCAGAGGAAGCGCCAGAAATCTCAGGCTACGCTGGGGGATGTAGAAACCCCTGGCTCAAACGAAGTTAGCCAGGGGTAGTTCATGTGGTTCTCATCATATCTAGACTTCTTAACATAGTTAAACGTGAATCTAACCACTCATCTGTAAACCATCCATAAGGTAGAATTTCTTCACCTGCATTAGCACTAATTCCCATCAACCAAATATGGGCAGCTTTCATAAATATAGGAATTGATTCCAGTTCATCTTGACTAAGTTGACGAATAGTTTGATAACCTTCAACAAATTTATTCCTAACTGTAATATTTATGTTCATTCTTAGCGATGCGTGGAGAAATTTAGCAATATCAAAAGCACGCCAACCATAGCCACATTGATCAAAATCAAATAGTGTCGGCTTCGCCTGACTTTGTGCGTGTAAAAATGCTAATACTTCTAGCTCAAAATCAATCTCTTGCTTATTTCGCCAACTACGTCGATAAATTCGCAAAATATAATTTTTGTCTTCTGTTTCTACTAAATAAGTATCATCGAGTCCTCGTTTATACAACTTGCAACCAAGAGGCATACTGATTGGATAATGGCAGAGTACAGTATTAATTAAAGCTGCACCATCAGGAATCGAATGAATAACAGAAATGTAAGATTGCTCCATAATTTTTTCAGTCAGTCAAGTTAGCAAGATGAAACTGAAATGTGTAAAGTTTGAAAAGGTTAATAAAAGTTTTCCCGAATATCCACCGATGACTTCTAATTTAGCGCTCTACAAAGCCATAGCTGATCAAATTACCACAAGTCCCCAACAACGCATTACTTTTGCTGAATACATGGACATGGTACTATATCATCCTGAATATGGTTACTATGCCAGCAATGCAGTCAAAATTGGCTTACAAGGTGGCGACTTTTTCACCTCCGTTAATCTGGGATCTGACTTTGGTGAGTTACTCGCAGAACAATTTGTGCAGATGTGGGAAATATTGGGGAAACCTGTACCCTTTTATTTGGTAGAAATGGGTGCGGGACAAGGACTTTTGGCGTTGCATATCCTACAATACACTCAGCAAAAATATGCCGATTTGTTTGCTGGATTGCAATATCTCATTGTGGAAAAATCTCCAGGATTAAGACAAGAACAACAACAGCGTTTACAAGACTTACCTGTGCATTGGTGCAATCTCGAAGACATTACACCTAACTCAATTACTGGCTGTTTCTTTGCTAATGAATTAGTCGATGCCTTTCCTGTACATCAGTTTATTGTAGAAGACAGGGAACTGCGCGAGATTTATGTAACTCTGGGGGAAGATGGGAAGTTAGAGGAAGTTACGGGAGAACCTTCTACACCCCAGCTAGCAGCATATTTCAACTTAGTAGGGATTGATTTAGCGTGTGGTGGTTATGGGGATGGCTACCGTAGTGAAATTAATTTAGCAGCTTTAGACTGGTTGAGTATAGTAGCAGACCGCTTACAACAAGGGTATGTGCTAACAATTGATTATGGCTACCCCGCTAGTCGTTACTATAACCCCAGGCGATCGCTAGGAACACTCCAGTGCTACTATCAGCATCGTCATCATGATAACCCCTATGTCAATCTGGGACAACAAGACATCACCGCCCATGTTGACTTTACCGCTTTAGAACGATGGGGTGAAAGTTGTAGTTTAGAGAAGGTTGGTTTGACGCAACAAGGTTTATTTTTGATGGCGCTAGGCTTAGGAAACCGCATTGCAGCCCTCTCTCACCAAGAAATACCCATATCTGAGTTGCTAAAACGACGGGAAGCACTACACCAACTCATTGATCCTACAGGATTAGGTAACTTTGGCGTGTTAATTCAAAGCAAAGGATTAGAGAAAAAACACTCTTGGCAAATACTCAAAGGATTAGCGATGCCAGAGTAAAAGTCAATGGGAAAAATTAAAACTCTATTTAAGAATGCTGTATCGGCTGGATATGGACTAGCATAACAATTACTACTATGAAGTCGAGCATTAGAGGGGAGTAATAATTATGACGACTCACGATCTATTAATGTTAGTAACGCTACTCACTCCTGGTATCTTGCTATCAGTTCTCATCATGGCAACTTTTGCCGCAGGTGGCTGATTGCTGGATTTGAGTGTATGTGGTACAAAATTCAAAAGTTTGTACAGACGCGAAATTCCGCGTCTCTACTTACAATCAAATCATGGACAAGGGATTGCTGTACTCAAGGAACGTGAATAATGAAGGTGGCATTTCTGGGAACTGGACTCATGGGACTACCAATGGCCCAAAGATTGTTAGCAGCAGATATACAGGTAGTTGCCTACAACCGCACCCCAGAAAAACTAGCACCCTTACAAGCGGCTGGTGCAGAAGTGGTGACACATCCTCGTCATGCCATTCGGGCTGCTGAGTGCATCATCCTCATGCTGACGAACGCTGCCGCAATTTATCATGTGTTACTTTCAGATACTTCTTGGCGGACTTTGGAAGGACGTACCATCATCCAAATGGGGACAATTACTTCTACACAAAGCCAAGAAATTCGAGATTCTGTAGTTGGTGGTGGTGGTGAATATATAGAAGCGCCAGTGTTAGGAAGTATCCCGGAAGCCAAAGCCGGAACGCTGACAGTCATGGTAGGTGCTGAACCCCAACAATATGAACGTCACCTAGATTTACTTCAGAACTTTGGCCCTGAACCTTTACTCATCGGGCCGGTAGGAACTGCATCTGGGTTAAAATTAGCCCTCAATCAACTCATAGCTTCATTAACCACTAGTTTTGCCCTCAGTTTAGCTTTTGTCCAGCGTCAGGATATTGATGTGGAAAAATTCATGCAAGTCTTGCGTAATAGTGCATTGTATGCACCTACTTTTGACAAAAAGCTCCAAAGAATGTTAGACGGCAATTATGCCAACCCTAATTTTCCTACAAAACACCTACTCAAAGACACAGATTTGTTTATCTCCGAAGCTCAATATCTTGGTTTGGATCTCAGCAGCATTGAAACAGTGCAGAAGATTTTACAAACAACAATGAAAATGTCATTTGCTAATGATGATTACTCGGCGCTGTTTTCTGTAATTAGAGATTGGGGAGAGATGAGTGGAGGGTAGGAGGAGAGTGGTGAGTACTGAATGCTGAGTAGCGAGTGAGAGAGATCAGTAGGTTGGGTTGAGGCTTTGGGAAACCCAACATCAGATCCATACTAGGTTTTTGAGATCCATGTTGGGTTGCGCTGCGCTCAACCCAACCTACTGCTCATGCACTATTTTAGCCTTGCCACGCCACTACGCCTACTACTACATATAATGCACAACTAATGCACAAATTTAGCCTAGACAGTCCACTAGGTTTTTTCGTTCTGATTATGACTAGCAACAGCTGCTCTGAGATCACCTTGATGTGCTGATAATAAGCGATCGCCTGCTACTTTGTCTAATCCTGTCCAGTGCATTAATAGTGCCAGTTTTACCCACTTGCCACTGCGTTCTAACAAATAACCTGCTGCTTCTCGACTTAATCCGGTGAGGTCTTGTAAGATGCGTAAAGCGCGATCGCGTAATTTTTGATTGGTTACTGCTACATCCACCATGCGATTTCCGTAAACCTTACCTAGCTTGACCATTACCCCAGTAGACAAGATATTCAAGGTCAATTTCGTGGCTGTGCCGGCTTTCAGGCGGGTGGAACCAGTCAATACTTCTGGCCCTGTCAATAACCGAATATCAATATCCGCCTCAAAGCTAAACTGTTCCACCGGTACACAGGCAATAAAAATTGTCAACGCACCTCGTTGACGAGCAGCATTCAGCGCTCCGTGGACAAATGGCGTTGTGCCACCAGCAGTAATTCCTACCACCACATCTAGCTGGGTGACATGGCGTTGACTTATTGCTGCATCTCCATCTTCTGCTCTATCCTCTAAATCCTCAGAACTACGGACTAAAGCCCCAGCACCACCAGCAATAATTCCCTGTACCAACTCTGGGGGGGTGCAGAAAGTCGGGGGACACTCAGCCGCATCTAATACTCCCAACCTACCACTTGTGCCAGCCCCAATGTAAAATAAGCGTCCACCTTGGTGCAACCGTGCTGCTGTCTGCTCAATCGCCTGAGCTAACTCCTCCTTAGCCGCAGCTACCGCCGCCACAGCTTTCTGGTCTTCGCTATTAAATAGTTCCACCAATGCCAATGAACTTAGCTGGTCTAAATTCAGACTCAGAGGATTCACTTGTTCCGTCAGTAAATGCCCACGTTCTTGTAAATTTGTCATTTATTTTTCTCTTCCTTGGTCATGTGCCATTTGCATCTGAGTCATTAATTATCGGCAAATGACTAATGACCCTTACGGGTTCGCTAGTCACTCATGGGGGAAACCCCCTTGGCGCTAGCCTCTCCCTTTGGGAGAAGACCGTGCTAGCTCACTAATGACTAATGACTAATGACTAATGACTAATGACTAAATTACAATAGTCCTTCGAGTTTACGACGAATATTTTCCAGTTCCGTCGCTGAAAATTCTGGTTCTTGGGCTGGTGGTACTTGGTCAATATCGAAACTTTCATTATCATTTTGCTCATATTGACCATCTGGTTGCCAATCAGTGTCTTCTACGTTTCTTTCTGGAGGAATCACTAGGTCGCTGTTTTCTGGGATCAGTTCCCAATCATAATCAGCATTTTCGCAAAACTCCTTAATTTCTTCAGCATCGATCGCTTCTACCGCCGGAGATGGAAAATCCTGAGCTTCCAACATTAAAGCAAAACGGAGGGCATCATCTTGGGACTCAAACATCAAAATTTTATTGCGATCGCCGACTCTGACCGTATGAATCCCTTCATTTTCTGTATTAGCATTAAAAATCAAAACAAAAACCCGCATTGGCGTAATCATCTATTCTTATGTTCTAAGGTCTATTGATTAATTAAGTTTCTAGACCGTGTACCTGGGAAAGTCACAGCAGTATTTTCAGGGTAACTGAAAGTTTGGGACATTTTGAAAATCCTTCATGGAAATGAAGGTTTGATAGCTAGATTTTAGGGTGATGCTCGATCCCTGATCAATCATCTTGGGCTGCTAAAAACAGGTTTATCAGTTACAAAGTTGGAAAATATCACGGTAAGCTAATGGAAATTACAGCTATTTGACAATTTATTAGTCAAATTAGCTGCACAATTTTTTGGGGAAAATTGGCGATGACTGTGCAACTCAAGTCTTTAGATAACCAAAGTCCTGTATCGGCTGATGTGGCTACCACGCTGACCACTAAAAAAAACCGCTACGTTCCTCTCAATCATCGACGGATTCTCTGCATCTTTCCCAAGTACAGCCGTTCTTTTGGCACGTTTCATCACGCTTATCCACTGATGGGTAATGTTAAGGCTTTTATGCCACCCCAAGGAATTTTAATTGTGGCTGCCTATTTACCCCAAGCATGGGAAGTACGGTTTATTGATGAAAATTTGCGTGCAGCAAAAAAAGCTGATTATCAATGGGCAGATGTGGTGATTGTCAGTGGTATGCACATCCAAAAGCCACAAATTAATCAAATTA
Coding sequences within it:
- a CDS encoding NAD(P)-dependent oxidoreductase, which produces MKVAFLGTGLMGLPMAQRLLAADIQVVAYNRTPEKLAPLQAAGAEVVTHPRHAIRAAECIILMLTNAAAIYHVLLSDTSWRTLEGRTIIQMGTITSTQSQEIRDSVVGGGGEYIEAPVLGSIPEAKAGTLTVMVGAEPQQYERHLDLLQNFGPEPLLIGPVGTASGLKLALNQLIASLTTSFALSLAFVQRQDIDVEKFMQVLRNSALYAPTFDKKLQRMLDGNYANPNFPTKHLLKDTDLFISEAQYLGLDLSSIETVQKILQTTMKMSFANDDYSALFSVIRDWGEMSGG
- a CDS encoding DUF3110 domain-containing protein; this encodes MITPMRVFVLIFNANTENEGIHTVRVGDRNKILMFESQDDALRFALMLEAQDFPSPAVEAIDAEEIKEFCENADYDWELIPENSDLVIPPERNVEDTDWQPDGQYEQNDNESFDIDQVPPAQEPEFSATELENIRRKLEGLL
- the murQ gene encoding N-acetylmuramic acid 6-phosphate etherase, yielding MTNLQERGHLLTEQVNPLSLNLDQLSSLALVELFNSEDQKAVAAVAAAKEELAQAIEQTAARLHQGGRLFYIGAGTSGRLGVLDAAECPPTFCTPPELVQGIIAGGAGALVRSSEDLEDRAEDGDAAISQRHVTQLDVVVGITAGGTTPFVHGALNAARQRGALTIFIACVPVEQFSFEADIDIRLLTGPEVLTGSTRLKAGTATKLTLNILSTGVMVKLGKVYGNRMVDVAVTNQKLRDRALRILQDLTGLSREAAGYLLERSGKWVKLALLMHWTGLDKVAGDRLLSAHQGDLRAAVASHNQNEKT
- a CDS encoding phosphotransferase translates to MEQSYISVIHSIPDGAALINTVLCHYPISMPLGCKLYKRGLDDTYLVETEDKNYILRIYRRSWRNKQEIDFELEVLAFLHAQSQAKPTLFDFDQCGYGWRAFDIAKFLHASLRMNINITVRNKFVEGYQTIRQLSQDELESIPIFMKAAHIWLMGISANAGEEILPYGWFTDEWLDSRLTMLRSLDMMRTT
- a CDS encoding class I SAM-dependent methyltransferase, which produces MTSNLALYKAIADQITTSPQQRITFAEYMDMVLYHPEYGYYASNAVKIGLQGGDFFTSVNLGSDFGELLAEQFVQMWEILGKPVPFYLVEMGAGQGLLALHILQYTQQKYADLFAGLQYLIVEKSPGLRQEQQQRLQDLPVHWCNLEDITPNSITGCFFANELVDAFPVHQFIVEDRELREIYVTLGEDGKLEEVTGEPSTPQLAAYFNLVGIDLACGGYGDGYRSEINLAALDWLSIVADRLQQGYVLTIDYGYPASRYYNPRRSLGTLQCYYQHRHHDNPYVNLGQQDITAHVDFTALERWGESCSLEKVGLTQQGLFLMALGLGNRIAALSHQEIPISELLKRREALHQLIDPTGLGNFGVLIQSKGLEKKHSWQILKGLAMPE